Proteins co-encoded in one Flavobacteriaceae bacterium MAR_2009_75 genomic window:
- a CDS encoding MORN repeat protein — protein MRLLTIFFFSALGLFSLSCREVVITEAVSKEPIKIRLIEVLKKNLVLNQLEGTWYYQNEPFNGYSVKFHTNGVLGERLGYFNGKREGTVKRYSANGVLRFQSIYRNNRLEGEYKTWWENGMPAEKSNYKDGLLHGEQKMWYDSGELAKVRNLKEGKEEGMQKGWLQNGKLYVNYEAKNGRIFGMRRANSCYQLKNEVVVRDEKM, from the coding sequence ATGAGACTACTCACCATTTTCTTTTTTTCAGCATTGGGCCTCTTTTCGTTGAGTTGCAGGGAAGTAGTAATTACCGAGGCAGTTTCAAAAGAGCCCATCAAAATTAGATTAATCGAAGTACTGAAGAAAAACTTGGTACTTAACCAGCTTGAAGGAACGTGGTATTATCAGAATGAGCCGTTCAATGGCTACTCGGTAAAATTTCATACCAACGGAGTGCTGGGCGAAAGATTAGGTTACTTTAATGGAAAGAGGGAAGGTACCGTAAAAAGGTACTCGGCGAACGGAGTTTTGCGTTTTCAATCGATCTATCGAAATAATCGTTTAGAAGGAGAGTATAAAACATGGTGGGAAAATGGAATGCCGGCGGAAAAATCAAACTATAAAGATGGATTACTTCATGGTGAGCAAAAAATGTGGTACGACAGTGGAGAACTTGCCAAGGTGAGAAATTTAAAAGAAGGCAAGGAAGAAGGTATGCAAAAAGGTTGGCTACAAAACGGAAAGCTATATGTGAACTACGAAGCTAAAAACGGGCGTATTTTTGGAATGAGAAGGGCCAACTCATGTTATCAATTAAAAAATGAAGTAGTTGTAAGAGATGAAAAAATGTAG
- a CDS encoding YHYH protein gives MKKIISNKIVTAGIITLILGVALVACSSDSSNDLSIYEEDLGEDEEMVTELHAAFEAFNPEATTIFIDGSEIVIETTGLPDHETIYWGEGHDLYREEPDVNKTPSIMSSNNNATSIRVDATPDLQGSTVATNFNTIGIAVSGASIFNDQEGGGPLDQAAASLDWTGAHIGPGVYHYHLEPVAFTDDDENLVGILLDGVFLYGRKCSSTETYPTDLDESGGHVSATQYTNGEEEYHYHIINEVYSTTGSYLAFAGPYQGY, from the coding sequence ATGAAGAAAATAATTTCAAATAAAATCGTGACAGCTGGTATAATTACCCTTATTCTAGGTGTCGCATTAGTGGCTTGCAGTTCCGATAGTTCAAACGATTTATCAATTTATGAAGAAGACTTGGGAGAAGATGAAGAAATGGTCACCGAGCTTCATGCGGCATTTGAGGCGTTTAATCCAGAAGCCACGACAATCTTTATCGATGGGTCTGAAATTGTAATTGAAACCACCGGTTTACCCGATCATGAAACCATTTATTGGGGCGAAGGTCATGATTTATACAGAGAAGAACCCGATGTTAATAAAACGCCGAGCATCATGTCGAGCAACAATAATGCTACCAGCATCAGAGTAGATGCTACCCCTGACCTTCAAGGCAGTACGGTTGCCACCAATTTCAACACCATTGGTATTGCTGTTAGCGGTGCGTCTATCTTCAATGATCAAGAAGGAGGTGGACCACTAGACCAAGCTGCCGCTAGTTTAGACTGGACCGGAGCACACATCGGCCCAGGGGTATATCATTATCACCTTGAGCCTGTAGCTTTTACAGATGATGATGAAAATCTAGTAGGCATATTATTGGACGGTGTCTTTCTATATGGGCGTAAGTGCAGCTCTACTGAAACCTACCCCACTGATCTAGATGAATCTGGAGGACATGTGTCTGCCACACAGTATACTAATGGTGAAGAAGAATACCATTACCATATCATCAATGAAGTCTATTCTACAACCGGTTCTTACCTAGCCTTTGCAGGCCCTTATCAAGGTTACTAA
- a CDS encoding hypothetical protein (manually curated), which translates to MILFCSVQINAHSAQISTMTLAQNQQKEWTLHISSSFDGFRNQLVQNFPEVKIDELSADEFQKLIIQYVKDNILINANIDFVGELKEGAIKLGHQTDMKFRIIGLPEDIKTLLVKLNGFDEKSNYNSVFKIVTQAGTSKNFVLKKANGFQVSIEKVNDKFQLTIDEQSLVWPFAILAFLVLFALLTVYRMFKNEPLTLRPV; encoded by the coding sequence CTGATATTATTCTGCTCTGTTCAGATTAACGCCCACAGTGCCCAAATTTCAACGATGACCTTGGCTCAAAATCAGCAAAAAGAATGGACCCTACACATAAGTTCTTCCTTTGATGGATTTCGAAATCAGCTCGTTCAAAACTTTCCAGAGGTGAAAATAGATGAGCTGTCTGCCGATGAATTTCAAAAATTGATTATTCAATACGTAAAGGACAACATCTTGATTAACGCCAATATAGATTTTGTAGGCGAGCTCAAAGAAGGTGCTATAAAGCTAGGGCACCAGACCGACATGAAATTCAGAATAATCGGCCTACCTGAAGATATAAAAACCCTGCTGGTCAAACTAAACGGATTTGACGAAAAATCAAATTACAATTCGGTATTCAAAATTGTGACACAAGCGGGTACCTCCAAGAATTTTGTATTAAAAAAAGCCAATGGTTTTCAAGTATCAATTGAAAAGGTAAACGATAAGTTTCAACTGACAATAGATGAACAGAGCTTAGTTTGGCCATTTGCGATTTTGGCTTTTTTGGTTCTTTTCGCACTGTTAACCGTTTATAGAATGTTCAAAAATGAACCTTTGACCCTCAGACCAGTATAA
- a CDS encoding YHYH protein, with protein sequence MKHLIYLSLSGILFLTAANSCNSDESTEIEAEKTAETEEVVYEVDPTLFLADGLIDEITTVEHTLSDGTTTLCYKITTTSTPSDHQMGPWCPTHISDGADKGGKWFENGELYDVDGAFIENMANFYADATWKMYDDEGNIFVTQTLEDCENAANPNVGEEYENFCVECQPSFVTDIILTYYIPVTPVKLDSPEYIGGGAPGGGGPPSGGGATVIGLAFNGVNFDPPAPTDAILGAYTLAPMDDNGGHINPNTGYHYHAATGTTSTIEQEDGHSAMIGYAIDGYPMFELLDENGNEPIDLDDCRGHTDDTRGYHYHVAPAGTNSFIGCFAGAQGTFEVN encoded by the coding sequence ATGAAACATTTAATCTATTTATCGCTTAGCGGCATTCTTTTTCTTACTGCTGCAAATAGTTGTAATTCTGATGAAAGTACAGAAATCGAAGCCGAAAAGACTGCGGAAACCGAAGAGGTAGTTTACGAAGTCGACCCTACTCTGTTTTTAGCTGATGGACTTATTGATGAAATAACTACCGTAGAGCACACCCTTTCGGATGGCACGACAACCCTATGCTATAAAATAACCACGACCTCAACCCCATCTGACCATCAAATGGGGCCTTGGTGCCCAACTCATATTTCAGATGGTGCCGATAAAGGTGGAAAGTGGTTTGAAAATGGCGAATTGTATGATGTTGATGGTGCCTTTATCGAAAACATGGCCAATTTTTATGCCGATGCCACTTGGAAAATGTACGACGATGAAGGAAACATCTTTGTTACCCAAACCTTAGAAGATTGTGAAAATGCCGCCAACCCGAATGTGGGTGAAGAATATGAAAACTTTTGTGTCGAATGTCAGCCATCATTTGTAACCGACATCATCCTTACTTATTACATTCCTGTGACCCCTGTTAAATTGGATAGTCCGGAGTACATTGGTGGAGGTGCTCCCGGAGGCGGTGGACCTCCAAGTGGAGGTGGCGCAACAGTTATCGGTCTTGCATTTAACGGCGTCAATTTTGACCCTCCCGCACCCACCGATGCGATTCTCGGAGCATATACTTTAGCGCCTATGGATGACAATGGCGGTCATATTAACCCGAATACGGGCTATCATTACCATGCGGCAACTGGTACAACCTCAACGATTGAGCAAGAAGATGGCCATTCGGCAATGATCGGGTATGCTATTGACGGATATCCTATGTTTGAACTTTTAGACGAAAATGGTAATGAGCCTATTGATTTAGATGATTGTAGAGGTCATACCGACGACACCCGTGGTTACCACTACCATGTAGCACCTGCCGGCACCAATAGCTTTATCGGCTGCTTTGCCGGAGCCCAAGGAACTTTTGAAGTCAACTAA
- a CDS encoding EF hand domain-containing protein, whose product MKTNSISTTIATVAFTLLTVSFVSAQERERKEPPSAEDIIKKMDSDEDGKLSKKEVNGPLKNDFAKVDTDEDGYLTLEELENAPRPKKREKN is encoded by the coding sequence ATGAAAACAAATTCAATTTCAACCACAATCGCCACAGTTGCTTTCACTTTATTGACCGTTTCCTTTGTTTCTGCTCAAGAAAGAGAAAGAAAAGAACCGCCATCTGCAGAAGACATTATTAAAAAAATGGATTCGGATGAAGATGGCAAACTATCAAAAAAAGAAGTTAATGGTCCACTTAAAAACGACTTCGCGAAAGTAGATACTGATGAAGATGGCTACCTGACCTTGGAAGAGTTGGAAAATGCACCTCGACCAAAAAAGAGAGAGAAAAATTGA
- a CDS encoding histidine kinase, which translates to MKQTPRFLFHVFLWSAVWLMAWLILDENTGFLGKNLPSFFMQIFVVGLLIYITAPRLLFKKKYVLFAVASIAIITLCSLMITERFMSPFSELHPPRPGGPPGMRPNAPPQIFIQFLVLSIAYMLATFMETFLFAQKQEEETIRNKSENLQMELKLLKSQINPHFLFNALNNIYALSVIDSNKTQESIGTLSDMLRYVLYECEQPMVSIDKEVAYIENYLRLFSLKSSKPFMIKTDFMVADKNASISPMIFIPFVENALKHGNVDYDLDGFLKIKLHSQNQSINFEVENSISKITVHKDKVGGIGLENVKKRLQILYPNKHRLMIEESGEKYAVNLSIDLNGTD; encoded by the coding sequence ATGAAACAAACGCCTCGCTTTCTCTTTCATGTTTTTTTATGGTCTGCCGTTTGGCTTATGGCTTGGCTTATATTAGACGAAAACACAGGGTTTTTAGGTAAAAACCTGCCTTCCTTTTTTATGCAGATTTTTGTTGTCGGACTACTAATCTATATAACGGCCCCCCGTCTTTTGTTCAAGAAAAAATACGTTTTGTTCGCTGTGGCCTCTATTGCAATTATTACGCTTTGTTCTCTAATGATTACGGAGCGATTCATGTCTCCTTTCAGTGAATTGCACCCACCACGACCAGGTGGTCCGCCAGGCATGCGCCCGAATGCTCCGCCCCAAATTTTTATTCAGTTTTTGGTTCTTTCGATTGCCTATATGTTAGCCACTTTTATGGAGACATTTCTTTTTGCCCAGAAGCAAGAAGAGGAGACTATACGAAACAAAAGTGAAAATTTACAGATGGAGCTTAAGCTCCTCAAATCGCAGATTAACCCTCATTTTTTGTTCAATGCCTTGAATAATATTTATGCCCTTTCAGTGATAGATTCAAATAAAACACAAGAAAGTATAGGTACCTTATCTGATATGTTGCGATATGTTCTATATGAGTGTGAACAGCCCATGGTCTCTATAGATAAGGAGGTTGCTTATATCGAAAATTACCTACGGTTATTCTCACTGAAAAGTAGTAAGCCTTTTATGATCAAAACTGACTTTATGGTTGCTGACAAGAATGCTAGTATTTCTCCCATGATATTTATTCCCTTTGTAGAAAACGCACTAAAGCACGGTAATGTAGACTATGATTTAGATGGTTTTTTGAAAATTAAGTTACATTCACAAAACCAAAGCATAAATTTTGAAGTCGAGAACAGTATTTCTAAAATCACAGTTCATAAGGATAAGGTGGGAGGTATAGGGCTGGAAAATGTAAAGAAGAGACTTCAAATACTGTACCCGAATAAACATCGATTGATGATTGAAGAATCAGGGGAAAAGTATGCGGTGAACTTAAGTATAGATTTGAATGGAACCGATTAA